The following coding sequences lie in one Bacteroides helcogenes P 36-108 genomic window:
- a CDS encoding alpha-2-macroglobulin family protein codes for MKKFQGFCAMLLLLAVFGLPALRAQSYDKLWKQVEQAQKKSLPQTVIKLTGEIYRKGEREQNAPQMLKAYMCRKTYRTGLTPDSLYADLKAMERWAQSEKDPVNKAILHSLLAHEYADVMRSNRRALLSRTDLDVDEVPGDVREWSIGQFVGKIDEEIRASLQNPAGLLAASAEKYVPFSVLEDGSRFYRHDMYHLLARRAVSAYEDLDGFNVDTLMLARIDAIYQNMINTYRHRAGSEDAVIICSLDYCDWKIAGGVGNGLYPAVRTGKEQADKEYFRALNDLIKEFGDREVCAEVYIKKASWLRDGTQGRSVSEALKVCDEGLKRYPAYKRIDELKNIRGQILQPELFVTMRESGYPGESVDVNVNFRNLSGFTLNLYATTLSEVSWMDHGINKDTYRKYARKLSSTHFALQPLPGRDKLPQDVPYLSSDTVFKFSIPQETGVYILQVVSDAENARTDDHFLVSTRFKVLTLNLGDGRTEVVTLDASTGQPIAEAKVSFYSSYGTRNPKLLAEAVTDAGGKAVLPWQAGIHSYVARKGKDTAMMPQSVYMSREYDNGTDADRRQVALLTDRSLYRPGQTVYVKGIAYRQNKDSARVQEGVDYEVALLDANRKEIAAKRVRTNDFGSFTTEFVLPSACLNGVFSVQTKDSRSSVSFRVEEYKRPGFEITFTPVSEAYRLGDKVVLKGNVKAFNGMTVQNVPLAYTVTRRNPRPSYWNSTEKPLLADTISLNADGDFFIPLTLDASAENTGRFGYVYTYNIEAAVTDEAGETQTASYNLLAGSDAYLFDVRLPQYICKEDSMSFTFGVSNRLNIPLKVKGIYRLYPLADIKAEKTADAKRPVLEGEFVANQLQDFASWSKLPSGKYRLELSVRDSLGHEENSGEYAVNGFLLFSKGDARPAAFTDFFYHEENEEFDTGHPAVFLLGTSYRDAYVLMDVFCDRKRIESRVLQLNDTILRMEYPYKEAYGDGVTLLFCFVKGGEMYSRQIYLKKRKPERTLLMKWEVFRDRLRPGQEEEWKLAIKTPQGMPADAEMLATMYDASLDKIYNRSQLLQVFYPSALYGAFRRTSHYDANRFSIYFPLKTWKIPVWAFDYFYSPYNAVMEMAGAVSDGVLMETPVMGRGSVALRLQGKANGIETAKAETPFVPAAESGGQLAMVEDREVADVVFEEEMIPVGGEQMSGLRTNFAETAFFYPQLRTNAQGEVAFSFTMPQSLTRWNFCGYSHTRDMMTGMLGAAAVTAKEFMLTPNMPRFIRVGDKTQIAASIANLTGKTVQGAVTFTLFDPVTEKTVSTQKQKFTVKAGKTASVNFHLDVTDRYDLLGVRMIADGGTFSDGEQHLLPVLSDKEYLTETVAMPVRGEQIRTFALDSLFNRNSRTATDRRLTVEFTGNPAWYAVQALPVLSLPTGDNAISWATAYYANSLAGFIANSQPRIKSVFNRWKLAGVTKEDFLSRLEKNQDVKNILLDESPWLLEATTETERQARIATLFDLNQLNGRNLSALTKLKELQGEDGGWSWYKGMYSSLHITDYITELLVRLSAMTKEKQPSEIVEMKRKAFGYINKEALAEYHNLRKAENNGAKYPVLSNAAMKYLYLIALSGEKVPAENQAAYRYFLSKVGNNLENGTMITKAQSAAILKAAGRTAEADEFIASLKEHLVQTDEMGAYFAFHADPYSWGMQSVTAHVEVMEALHRAGGNDVLMEEMKLWLLKQKQTAGWNSPVATADAVYALLCQGSDLLENRGDVRITLGNKVLETLSPAKTIIPELGYVRETFTQDNPELKVKSITVEKRDAGIAWGAVYAQYLSPVTEVKQQGRELNIEKKLYVERVATDGKKSLQSVAGIAGLSVGDKVVSRLTISLDRAMDFIQLKDRSAACFEPVGSLSGYRWSNGFGYYVEVEDAATNFFFDHLDKGVYVLEHSYRIARGGTYQVGLATIQCAYAPEYASHSAGGTVAIK; via the coding sequence ATGAAGAAATTTCAAGGATTTTGTGCCATGCTGTTGTTGCTGGCTGTTTTCGGACTCCCGGCATTGCGTGCGCAATCGTATGACAAATTGTGGAAACAAGTGGAACAGGCTCAGAAAAAGAGCCTGCCACAGACTGTAATAAAGCTGACCGGTGAAATATACCGGAAAGGGGAAAGAGAGCAGAATGCTCCGCAAATGTTGAAGGCGTATATGTGCCGGAAAACTTATAGGACGGGATTGACTCCGGACAGCCTGTATGCCGACCTGAAGGCGATGGAGCGTTGGGCGCAGTCGGAGAAGGATCCGGTGAATAAGGCAATCTTGCATTCACTGCTGGCGCATGAGTACGCTGATGTCATGCGGAGTAATCGTCGTGCTCTGCTGTCGCGCACAGACCTGGATGTGGATGAGGTTCCCGGTGATGTCCGAGAATGGAGCATCGGCCAGTTTGTGGGCAAGATAGACGAAGAGATTCGCGCATCCTTGCAGAATCCGGCCGGTTTGCTTGCAGCCTCTGCGGAGAAGTATGTGCCTTTTTCTGTTCTGGAAGACGGCAGCCGTTTTTACCGGCATGACATGTATCATTTGCTGGCGAGACGCGCCGTCTCTGCCTACGAAGATCTGGATGGGTTCAACGTGGATACTCTGATGCTTGCCCGGATCGATGCAATCTATCAGAATATGATAAATACCTACCGGCATCGTGCCGGTTCGGAAGATGCCGTAATAATCTGTTCGCTTGATTATTGTGATTGGAAAATTGCGGGCGGTGTCGGCAATGGGCTCTATCCGGCCGTGAGGACGGGGAAAGAGCAGGCTGACAAAGAGTATTTCCGGGCATTGAATGATTTGATAAAAGAATTCGGTGACCGCGAAGTATGTGCTGAAGTTTATATAAAGAAAGCATCCTGGCTGCGTGACGGTACGCAGGGGCGTAGTGTCAGCGAAGCGCTGAAAGTTTGCGATGAAGGACTGAAACGCTATCCGGCCTATAAGCGCATCGATGAACTGAAGAACATTCGCGGGCAGATATTGCAACCGGAGCTTTTCGTAACTATGCGTGAAAGCGGATATCCCGGCGAATCGGTGGATGTGAACGTCAATTTCCGTAACTTGTCCGGTTTTACGCTGAATCTGTATGCCACCACGTTGAGTGAAGTGTCTTGGATGGATCATGGCATCAATAAAGATACTTACAGGAAGTATGCTCGGAAGCTGTCTTCCACACACTTTGCTTTGCAGCCGTTGCCGGGAAGGGACAAGTTACCCCAAGATGTGCCTTATCTTTCTTCGGACACGGTGTTTAAGTTCAGTATTCCTCAGGAAACGGGTGTATATATCCTTCAGGTGGTGTCTGATGCGGAGAATGCCCGCACCGACGATCATTTCTTGGTATCTACCCGCTTCAAGGTGCTTACATTGAACTTGGGAGACGGGCGTACGGAAGTTGTCACCCTGGATGCTTCTACCGGTCAGCCCATTGCCGAGGCGAAAGTCAGTTTCTATTCTTCCTATGGCACACGGAACCCGAAACTTTTGGCGGAGGCGGTGACAGATGCCGGTGGAAAGGCTGTACTGCCCTGGCAGGCGGGAATCCACAGCTATGTGGCACGTAAGGGCAAAGATACTGCCATGATGCCGCAGTCTGTATATATGAGTCGTGAGTATGACAATGGCACAGATGCCGATCGGAGGCAGGTGGCGCTGTTGACTGATAGGTCGCTCTATCGCCCCGGACAGACTGTCTATGTGAAGGGAATAGCCTATCGGCAAAACAAGGATAGTGCCCGTGTGCAGGAAGGGGTGGATTATGAAGTAGCTCTGCTGGATGCCAACCGGAAGGAGATTGCCGCCAAGAGAGTGCGGACCAACGACTTCGGTTCCTTCACGACTGAGTTTGTACTTCCGTCAGCTTGCCTGAACGGTGTGTTCAGCGTGCAGACCAAAGATTCACGGTCGTCTGTTTCTTTCAGAGTGGAAGAATACAAGCGGCCCGGTTTTGAAATAACTTTCACTCCGGTTTCGGAAGCTTATCGGTTAGGCGACAAAGTGGTATTGAAAGGAAATGTGAAAGCTTTCAACGGGATGACGGTGCAGAATGTGCCGCTGGCCTATACCGTAACCCGCCGTAATCCGAGACCGAGTTATTGGAATAGTACCGAGAAACCGCTGCTTGCCGATACTATATCGCTGAATGCCGATGGTGATTTTTTCATTCCTTTGACTTTGGATGCATCGGCCGAGAATACAGGCAGATTCGGATATGTATATACATATAATATAGAAGCCGCTGTGACGGATGAAGCCGGTGAAACACAAACAGCTTCCTACAATCTGTTGGCAGGATCTGATGCCTATTTGTTCGATGTCCGGTTGCCTCAGTACATCTGTAAGGAAGACAGCATGTCTTTCACCTTTGGAGTGAGCAACAGGTTAAACATCCCTTTGAAGGTGAAAGGCATTTACCGCCTCTATCCGCTTGCTGATATAAAGGCGGAAAAAACAGCAGACGCCAAACGCCCTGTACTGGAAGGTGAATTTGTCGCCAATCAGCTTCAGGATTTCGCTTCCTGGAGTAAGCTGCCTTCGGGCAAATATCGTCTGGAGCTTTCTGTCCGTGACAGCTTGGGACATGAGGAGAATAGCGGAGAATATGCTGTAAACGGTTTCTTGCTTTTCTCAAAAGGTGATGCACGTCCGGCTGCATTTACGGACTTCTTCTATCATGAAGAAAATGAGGAATTCGATACAGGGCATCCTGCCGTTTTTTTATTGGGCACTTCTTATCGGGATGCCTATGTACTGATGGATGTTTTCTGTGACCGTAAGCGCATTGAAAGCCGCGTGTTGCAGTTGAATGATACCATCTTGCGTATGGAATATCCTTATAAAGAAGCGTATGGCGATGGCGTCACTCTGCTTTTCTGTTTTGTGAAAGGCGGTGAGATGTACAGCCGGCAAATTTATCTGAAGAAACGGAAGCCCGAACGCACTCTCCTCATGAAATGGGAAGTGTTCCGCGACCGTTTGCGTCCGGGGCAGGAGGAGGAATGGAAACTTGCCATCAAGACACCTCAAGGTATGCCTGCCGACGCCGAAATGCTGGCAACCATGTACGATGCTTCATTGGATAAGATTTATAACCGCAGTCAGCTTTTGCAGGTGTTCTATCCGAGTGCTCTTTACGGTGCTTTTCGGAGGACAAGTCATTATGACGCTAATCGTTTCTCAATATATTTCCCTTTGAAGACTTGGAAGATACCGGTATGGGCATTTGATTATTTTTATTCTCCCTATAATGCAGTGATGGAAATGGCGGGAGCTGTATCGGATGGCGTTCTGATGGAAACACCCGTCATGGGGCGCGGCAGTGTGGCTTTGAGATTGCAAGGAAAGGCTAATGGGATAGAGACCGCAAAAGCAGAGACGCCGTTTGTGCCTGCCGCCGAGTCCGGCGGACAGCTTGCGATGGTTGAAGACCGGGAAGTGGCTGATGTTGTTTTTGAGGAAGAAATGATACCTGTTGGCGGTGAGCAGATGTCCGGCCTTCGCACCAATTTTGCTGAGACGGCCTTCTTCTATCCCCAGCTTCGTACCAATGCTCAGGGAGAGGTCGCTTTCTCCTTCACGATGCCCCAAAGTCTTACACGTTGGAATTTCTGCGGCTACTCGCATACCAGAGACATGATGACAGGAATGCTTGGTGCTGCTGCGGTCACTGCCAAAGAATTTATGCTGACTCCGAATATGCCCCGTTTTATTCGTGTGGGGGATAAGACGCAGATAGCTGCTTCCATTGCCAATCTGACAGGGAAAACGGTACAAGGTGCGGTTACGTTCACTCTTTTCGACCCTGTGACAGAAAAGACAGTCTCTACTCAGAAGCAGAAATTTACCGTAAAAGCAGGAAAGACTGCCTCTGTCAACTTCCATCTTGATGTAACCGACCGCTATGATTTGCTTGGTGTCCGTATGATTGCCGATGGAGGTACGTTCAGTGACGGAGAGCAACATTTGCTGCCTGTCTTGAGTGACAAGGAGTATCTTACGGAGACTGTTGCCATGCCTGTTCGCGGTGAGCAGATCCGTACTTTTGCATTGGACAGCCTCTTTAACCGTAACAGCCGTACGGCAACCGACCGTCGTCTGACAGTGGAGTTTACAGGTAATCCGGCGTGGTATGCCGTGCAGGCATTGCCGGTATTGAGCCTGCCTACAGGTGATAATGCTATTTCGTGGGCTACGGCTTACTATGCCAATAGTCTGGCCGGCTTTATTGCCAACAGCCAACCGCGTATCAAGTCGGTATTCAATCGCTGGAAGCTGGCAGGTGTCACGAAAGAGGATTTCCTCAGCCGGTTGGAGAAAAATCAGGATGTAAAGAATATCTTGCTTGACGAATCCCCTTGGCTGCTCGAAGCTACTACCGAGACCGAACGGCAAGCTCGCATTGCTACGCTGTTTGATCTTAACCAATTGAATGGGCGTAATTTGTCTGCACTCACCAAGTTGAAAGAATTACAAGGTGAAGATGGTGGATGGAGTTGGTACAAAGGCATGTACAGCAGCCTGCATATCACTGATTATATCACGGAATTGCTTGTGCGCCTTTCTGCCATGACTAAAGAAAAACAACCTTCAGAAATAGTTGAAATGAAAAGGAAAGCTTTCGGTTACATCAACAAGGAAGCTTTGGCCGAATATCATAACCTTCGTAAAGCCGAAAATAACGGTGCGAAATATCCGGTACTTTCAAATGCGGCCATGAAGTATCTATATCTGATTGCTCTCAGCGGTGAAAAAGTGCCGGCAGAAAACCAGGCGGCTTATCGCTACTTCTTGTCTAAGGTGGGCAACAATCTTGAAAACGGCACGATGATAACTAAAGCGCAGTCCGCCGCAATCTTGAAAGCTGCGGGTCGCACTGCCGAAGCGGATGAATTCATCGCTTCCCTCAAAGAACATTTGGTGCAGACTGATGAAATGGGAGCTTATTTTGCTTTCCATGCCGATCCTTACAGTTGGGGCATGCAATCTGTTACTGCTCATGTGGAGGTCATGGAAGCTCTGCACAGGGCAGGCGGAAATGATGTCTTGATGGAAGAAATGAAGCTTTGGCTGTTGAAACAGAAACAGACTGCCGGCTGGAATTCTCCGGTGGCTACCGCAGATGCCGTTTATGCGCTGCTTTGTCAGGGTAGTGACTTGCTGGAAAACCGTGGGGACGTACGTATAACTTTAGGCAATAAGGTTCTTGAAACCTTGTCGCCGGCAAAAACTATAATTCCCGAACTGGGTTATGTAAGGGAAACCTTTACGCAAGACAATCCTGAATTGAAGGTTAAGTCTATCACCGTGGAGAAACGGGATGCCGGAATTGCCTGGGGAGCTGTTTATGCCCAATATTTGTCGCCGGTAACCGAAGTAAAGCAGCAGGGGAGGGAATTAAACATTGAAAAGAAACTGTACGTTGAACGTGTGGCGACAGATGGCAAGAAATCCTTGCAGTCGGTTGCCGGCATTGCAGGATTGTCTGTTGGGGACAAGGTCGTTTCACGCCTCACCATCAGCCTTGACCGTGCTATGGATTTCATTCAGTTGAAAGACCGGAGCGCCGCTTGTTTTGAACCGGTAGGCTCACTTTCCGGTTATCGCTGGAGCAACGGTTTCGGCTATTATGTGGAAGTGGAAGATGCCGCGACCAACTTCTTCTTCGATCACTTGGATAAGGGAGTATATGTGTTGGAACATAGCTACCGCATAGCCCGTGGCGGAACGTATCAGGTAGGATTGGCTACCATACAGTGTGCCTATGCTCCGGAATATGCTTCGCATTCGGCAGGTGGAACGGTAGCTATTAAGTAA
- a CDS encoding DUF1573 domain-containing protein, translated as MKRIFTTLYTLAAVALAAVAQSRFTSNTEMYSFGQIEWKQPVTAQYTITNTGDQPLVLTEVEPDCACSVAQWTKSPIAPGAKGVVNVTFDAEALGHFQKSVAIHTNAQPHLVYLKFNGEVVRAIKDFTRTHPYLIGQIRIDKNSLDFPDMQHGEHPTMHIGVVNLSERPYEPVLMHLPPYLQMEAKPNVLQKGEKGIITLTLNSEKLTDLGLTQASVYLARFAGDKVGDENEIPVSAVLLPDFSGMTATEKANAPVIDLSAKEIDMSDVLAKKSKARQDIAITNKGHAPLQINKLQVFHPAVGVNLKKSVLQPGESTRLRVTVEKKNIGKKRRHLRLLIITNDPMQPKVEINIKAKQ; from the coding sequence ATGAAACGCATCTTTACTACTTTATACACACTTGCTGCCGTGGCATTGGCAGCCGTGGCTCAGTCACGTTTTACCTCCAACACCGAGATGTACAGTTTCGGTCAGATTGAATGGAAGCAGCCGGTGACGGCGCAATACACCATAACCAATACGGGTGACCAACCTCTGGTGCTTACGGAGGTGGAGCCGGATTGCGCCTGCTCTGTGGCTCAATGGACCAAAAGCCCTATTGCCCCGGGAGCGAAAGGAGTTGTCAATGTCACGTTCGATGCGGAAGCATTGGGGCATTTCCAAAAGTCGGTAGCAATACACACTAATGCACAGCCTCATCTGGTTTACTTGAAGTTCAACGGGGAAGTGGTACGGGCAATCAAGGATTTTACCCGGACACACCCGTACCTGATCGGACAGATACGCATTGATAAGAACAGCCTTGACTTTCCGGATATGCAGCATGGTGAACATCCAACGATGCATATAGGTGTGGTCAATCTTTCCGAACGCCCATACGAGCCGGTCCTGATGCACCTGCCGCCTTATTTGCAAATGGAAGCCAAGCCCAATGTGCTTCAGAAAGGAGAAAAAGGTATCATCACGTTGACTTTGAATTCAGAGAAGCTGACCGATTTAGGCTTGACACAGGCATCGGTCTATCTGGCGCGTTTTGCCGGAGACAAGGTAGGGGATGAAAATGAAATCCCTGTTTCTGCCGTTCTCTTGCCGGATTTCTCCGGCATGACTGCCACGGAAAAGGCGAACGCACCCGTTATTGACCTTTCAGCCAAAGAGATTGACATGAGCGATGTATTGGCTAAGAAATCGAAGGCCCGGCAAGATATTGCCATAACCAATAAGGGACATGCTCCTTTGCAGATAAACAAGTTGCAGGTATTCCATCCGGCAGTAGGCGTCAACCTGAAGAAAAGTGTGTTGCAACCCGGTGAAAGTACCCGCCTCCGTGTGACAGTAGAAAAGAAAAATATAGGCAAGAAGCGCCGCCATTTACGTTTGTTGATTATAACGAATGATCCGATGCAGCCCAAAGTGGAAATCAATATAAAGGCAAAACAGTAG
- the meaB gene encoding methylmalonyl Co-A mutase-associated GTPase MeaB: MEHPENNEAYKGLAVNAGIEQPSSVNPYLKRRSRKRQLSVAEYVDGIVKGNVTILSQAVTLVESVKPEHQAIAQEVIEKCLPYSGNSIRVGISGVPGAGKSTSIDVFGLHVLDKYDGKLAVLAIDPSSERSKGSILGDKTRMEKLSVHPKSFIRPSPSAGSLGGVARKTRETIVLCEAAGFDKIFVETVGVGQSETAVHSMVDFFLLIQLAGTGDELQGIKRGIMEMADGIVINKADGDNLERAKLAASQFRSALHLFPAPESGWTPQVLTYSGFYNLGVKEIWDMVYKYVDFVKDNGYFEYRRNEQSKYWMYETINEQLRDSFYHNPEIEVMLTDKENQVLQGNLTSFVAAKNLLDTYFAGLKK, from the coding sequence ATGGAACATCCAGAGAATAACGAAGCATACAAGGGCTTGGCTGTCAATGCAGGCATTGAGCAACCGTCATCTGTCAATCCTTATCTGAAACGGCGTAGCAGGAAACGTCAGCTTTCCGTGGCAGAATATGTGGATGGTATTGTGAAAGGCAATGTTACAATACTGAGTCAGGCCGTGACGCTGGTAGAAAGCGTGAAGCCGGAGCATCAGGCCATAGCACAGGAAGTGATAGAGAAATGTCTGCCTTATTCGGGTAACTCTATCCGTGTGGGCATCAGTGGTGTACCCGGAGCAGGCAAGAGTACCTCTATTGATGTTTTCGGCCTGCATGTTCTTGATAAGTATGACGGCAAGTTGGCGGTTCTTGCCATTGATCCCAGCAGCGAACGTAGCAAAGGAAGTATTCTTGGCGATAAGACACGCATGGAGAAACTTTCCGTTCACCCCAAATCATTTATTCGGCCCAGCCCGTCGGCAGGCTCGTTGGGAGGAGTGGCCCGCAAAACACGTGAAACGATTGTGCTGTGCGAAGCTGCCGGCTTTGACAAGATATTCGTGGAAACGGTGGGAGTGGGTCAAAGTGAGACAGCCGTTCATTCTATGGTGGATTTTTTCTTGCTTATCCAACTTGCCGGCACGGGTGACGAACTGCAAGGCATCAAGCGTGGTATTATGGAGATGGCAGATGGCATTGTCATCAATAAGGCAGATGGGGATAATCTGGAGCGTGCCAAGTTGGCGGCTTCACAATTCCGCAGTGCCTTGCACCTTTTCCCTGCTCCGGAAAGTGGATGGACGCCTCAGGTGCTTACCTATTCGGGCTTCTATAATCTGGGAGTGAAAGAAATCTGGGACATGGTTTATAAGTATGTGGATTTCGTGAAGGATAACGGTTATTTTGAATATCGTCGCAACGAGCAAAGCAAATACTGGATGTATGAAACGATTAACGAGCAACTTCGTGACAGTTTCTATCATAATCCGGAGATAGAAGTTATGCTGACTGATAAGGAAAATCAGGTGTTGCAGGGCAATCTGACCTCTTTTGTAGCAGCCAAGAACCTGCTTGACACTTATTTTGCCGGATTGAAAAAATAA
- a CDS encoding sensor histidine kinase, translating to MKNNLIRTVIMVWVFLFSIPNGYSQSPDSGEIRKNLLEALRKKPLDRRNQMELYIDLHDLSDNDTDRSIYIREALNLAIQLKDQSYIFETLDILCRLHKNVPDSLNCYQQVGKKCLTGPYKDFYMAWLKAYPSVCKMDEAEKPDEANKEIAYYKKHKADLSNRPEELQWEMIMCSAMECLNYFSPSSVFSEDRIIHLKNIQQLIDNLPFEVCYKFNWYYLTRVEFIYRSEGGDINAAKAVDALEKIEQLYDRQFELPFFKRRTYYSVFRREELRVGVYSEMLFFGNIIGQKRLDGIYSQMKEFYRKHTSKKDRKLFLSSSFFYYLYSSQYDKAMQTVDEMLLQTDSADINRQSELLANKIDLVTRWGQHYKEGFEAFWKYNALMEQNRVEETNRQLAEMRSLFEVDKLKMEQAELQARYHGIALIVVLVFSLIFFTWGLYQYWLKKRLKVAQLDLLQANKKVAEESERAKASDRMKTEFLQSMSHEIRTPLNSISGFSALLLDEDVDMEEKKNFPAIIEKNSRQLIELFESILHMSDLSSSLDLFPMEQIDILPVCLDVAEAYQVKADKLGFKCVLNTTSDKCLIKTNAIHLQHALEHLLNNAMKFADSGVIGMGLVHLEGKVRICVTDTGISIPEDKAEYIFDRFTKLDEFTPGIGLGLYSCRLILNRLGGTIYLDTSYKDGARFCMELPDNE from the coding sequence ATGAAAAACAATCTGATAAGAACTGTAATAATGGTATGGGTCTTTCTTTTTTCCATACCGAATGGATATTCACAGAGTCCCGATTCCGGTGAAATCCGAAAGAACCTGTTGGAAGCACTGCGTAAAAAGCCCCTTGACAGGCGAAACCAAATGGAACTGTATATAGATTTGCACGATTTGTCCGACAATGATACGGATAGGAGTATTTATATCCGTGAGGCTTTGAACTTGGCCATTCAGTTAAAAGACCAGTCATATATTTTTGAAACGCTTGACATACTTTGCCGTCTTCATAAGAATGTTCCGGATTCCTTGAACTGTTATCAGCAGGTGGGAAAGAAGTGCTTAACGGGTCCCTATAAGGATTTTTACATGGCATGGCTCAAAGCCTATCCGTCTGTCTGTAAAATGGACGAAGCGGAAAAGCCGGATGAGGCTAATAAGGAGATTGCATATTACAAAAAGCATAAGGCTGATCTCTCAAATAGACCGGAGGAATTACAGTGGGAAATGATTATGTGTTCGGCCATGGAATGCCTTAACTATTTTTCGCCGTCATCTGTTTTCTCGGAAGATCGTATCATTCATTTGAAAAATATTCAGCAATTAATTGATAATCTACCTTTTGAAGTCTGTTATAAGTTTAATTGGTACTATCTTACACGTGTGGAATTTATTTATCGCAGTGAAGGAGGAGACATAAATGCTGCTAAGGCGGTGGATGCTTTGGAGAAAATAGAACAGCTTTATGACAGGCAGTTTGAACTCCCGTTTTTCAAAAGACGTACTTATTACAGTGTGTTTAGGAGGGAGGAATTACGTGTGGGTGTTTATAGTGAGATGCTTTTTTTCGGAAATATCATAGGACAGAAAAGACTGGATGGCATCTATTCACAGATGAAAGAGTTCTATCGGAAACACACCTCGAAGAAAGACCGAAAGTTATTCTTATCATCTTCCTTTTTCTATTATCTCTACTCCTCGCAGTATGACAAGGCTATGCAGACAGTGGATGAAATGCTGTTACAGACAGATTCGGCGGATATAAACCGGCAATCCGAACTGCTTGCTAATAAGATTGATCTGGTTACTCGGTGGGGGCAGCACTATAAGGAGGGGTTTGAAGCCTTTTGGAAATATAATGCTTTAATGGAGCAGAACCGGGTGGAAGAGACAAACAGGCAGTTGGCTGAAATGCGCTCATTGTTTGAAGTTGACAAGCTGAAGATGGAGCAGGCCGAACTTCAGGCACGTTATCATGGCATTGCTTTAATAGTCGTTTTGGTGTTTTCATTAATCTTTTTTACGTGGGGACTTTATCAGTATTGGCTGAAGAAGCGGCTGAAGGTTGCGCAGTTGGATTTGCTTCAGGCAAATAAAAAGGTTGCCGAGGAAAGTGAACGGGCCAAGGCGAGCGACCGTATGAAGACAGAGTTTCTTCAATCCATGTCTCACGAAATACGTACCCCTCTGAATTCTATCAGTGGTTTCAGTGCCCTTTTGCTGGATGAAGATGTGGATATGGAAGAAAAAAAGAATTTTCCGGCCATTATAGAGAAAAACTCCCGGCAACTGATAGAACTCTTCGAGAGTATTTTGCACATGTCTGATCTGAGCAGCTCTTTGGATTTATTTCCCATGGAGCAGATAGACATATTGCCTGTCTGTCTTGATGTCGCGGAAGCATATCAGGTAAAAGCTGATAAACTTGGGTTTAAATGCGTGTTAAACACTACGAGCGACAAGTGTCTGATAAAGACAAATGCAATACATCTGCAACATGCATTGGAGCATCTCCTGAATAATGCCATGAAGTTTGCCGATTCTGGTGTCATTGGTATGGGCTTGGTGCATTTGGAGGGAAAAGTGCGTATCTGTGTAACCGATACCGGCATCAGTATTCCTGAAGATAAAGCGGAATATATATTCGACCGCTTCACCAAGTTAGACGAGTTTACGCCGGGCATCGGATTAGGATTGTATTCTTGTCGCCTCATTCTCAATCGGCTGGGTGGAACTATTTATCTTGATACATCTTATAAAGATGGTGCGCGCTTTTGCATGGAATTGCCGGACAATGAATGA
- a CDS encoding AAA family ATPase, with amino-acid sequence MEVQANYIKRIEIHGLWHRYDIAWDLRSDVNILSGINGVGKTTILNRSVGYLEQTSGEVKSDEKNGVHVFFDNPEATYIPYDVIRSYDRPLIMGDFTARMADPEVKSELDWQIYLLQRRYLDYQVNVGNKMIELLGGDEGQRSMASSLSAPKRKFQDLMDGLFSYTRKKIDRRSNEIVFHQDGERLSPYKLSSGEKQMLVILLTVLVRDGGHCVLFMDEPEASLHIEWQQKLIGMIRELNPNVQLVLTTHSPAVIMEGWLDAVTEVEDISTIIGNEVAR; translated from the coding sequence ATGGAAGTACAGGCCAATTATATCAAACGTATCGAGATACACGGATTGTGGCATCGGTATGATATTGCATGGGATTTGCGTTCCGACGTAAATATTCTTTCCGGCATTAACGGAGTAGGGAAGACTACCATTTTGAACCGTTCTGTGGGCTATCTGGAGCAGACTTCCGGTGAAGTGAAAAGCGATGAGAAGAATGGAGTGCACGTCTTTTTCGATAATCCGGAAGCTACTTATATACCTTATGATGTGATCCGCAGTTATGACCGCCCACTTATTATGGGGGATTTCACTGCACGCATGGCCGACCCGGAAGTAAAGTCGGAACTGGACTGGCAGATCTACTTGTTGCAGAGGCGTTATTTGGACTATCAGGTCAATGTGGGCAACAAGATGATTGAATTGTTGGGTGGGGATGAAGGGCAGCGTAGCATGGCTTCTTCCCTTTCCGCTCCCAAGAGGAAATTTCAGGATCTGATGGATGGGCTGTTCAGCTATACCCGCAAAAAGATAGACCGCAGAAGCAATGAGATCGTTTTCCATCAGGATGGCGAGCGACTCTCACCTTATAAGCTTTCGTCCGGTGAGAAGCAGATGCTTGTGATTCTGCTTACCGTGCTGGTGCGCGACGGCGGACATTGCGTCCTTTTCATGGATGAACCGGAAGCGTCCTTGCATATAGAGTGGCAGCAGAAGCTTATCGGCATGATACGTGAATTGAATCCCAACGTGCAACTTGTCCTCACCACCCACTCGCCGGCCGTCATCATGGAAGGATGGCTGGATGCAGTGACGGAGGTTGAAGACATATCAACGATTATCGGTAATGAGGTGGCAAGGTGA